In a genomic window of Magnolia sinica isolate HGM2019 chromosome 16, MsV1, whole genome shotgun sequence:
- the LOC131229902 gene encoding uncharacterized protein LOC131229902 produces MSGGRGGRQPDIGWTYGRPIPDNRFGSICNLCGHVSRSGGVTRLKEHLAGGYRNVVDCPKCPQDVREQMRTILKKNVKTKDERHAREREIREELGRPPYAGEDDVVDLDNDDDPEYRRAIQESIRDQWERDQDRRWDTSRPRFEGSIHERGGGSGAGGSGARESVKGGSGEGSRRGGIWGMGRSSSMRVPDLPSDPRMYKEAGGTQKKIKEMFSGGDVRKKVGKFIAKFFIYDQIPANAAASPHFKNMISEVQRGGEGVQPPTPAQIMGKYLDDEHAEMKTYVDSYRQSWEMYGCTVMCDGWTGPTKMSIINFMVYSRGWVVFLKSIDASSKIKDSNYIYKLMHNIMQDVGRKNIVQFVTDNGSAFVKAGKDIQSKYHMY; encoded by the coding sequence ATGTCGGGAGGAAGAGGAGGTAGGCAACCTGATATAGGGTGGACGTACGGTCGGCCCATTCCCGATAATCGATTCGGGAGTATATGTAATTTGTGTGGTCATGTATCGAGGAGTGGTGGGGTAACCCGCTTAAAGGAGCATTTAGCGGGAGGGTATCGCAATGTTGTGGATTGCCCGAAGTGCCCACAGGATGTGCGAGAACAGATGAggaccatattgaaaaaaaatgtgaagacaaaagatgaacgacatgcacgggagagggagattagggaggagttggggcggccaccatatgcaggtgaggatgatgtagtggatctcgataatgatgatgatcccgAATACAGACGTgcaattcaagagtccatacgGGATCAGTGGGAGAGGGATCAGGATAGGAGATGGGACACAagtaggcctagatttgagggGTCTATCCATGAGCGTGGTGGGGGGAGTGGAGCAGGAGGGAGTGGAGCAAGGGAGAGTGTTAAGGGTGGATCAGGGGAGGGTAGTAGGCGGGGAGGAATATGGGGCATGGGCAGGAGTAGCAGCATGCGGGTACCGGATCTACCTTCAGATCCGAGGATGTACAAAGAGGCAGGAGggacacaaaaaaaaataaaagagatgtttagtggaggggatgtgaggaaaaaagttggaaaatttatagcaaaattttttatatatgatCAAATCCCCGCAAATGCCGCAGCAAGCCCGCActttaaaaatatgataagtgaagtgcagCGTGGGGGTGAGGGTGTGCAGCCTCCCACACCCGCCCAGATCATGGGAAAATACTTGGATGATGAACATGCAGAAATGAAGACATACGTTGATTCGTATCggcagtcatgggagatgtacggctgcaccgtcatgtgtgacggttggaccggaccgacgaagatgtcgattataaattttatggtctattccAGGGGATGGGTGGTGTTCCTAAAGAGTATAGATGCGAGTAGTAAGATCAAGGATTCtaactacatttacaaactaatgcacaacatcatgcaagatgttgggaggaAAAATATTGTGCAGTTTGTTACGGATAATGGGAGTGCATTTGTTAAGGCGGGGAAGGATATTCAGAGCAAGTATCATATGTATTAG